Proteins encoded by one window of Dioscorea cayenensis subsp. rotundata cultivar TDr96_F1 chromosome 20, TDr96_F1_v2_PseudoChromosome.rev07_lg8_w22 25.fasta, whole genome shotgun sequence:
- the LOC120251448 gene encoding LOW QUALITY PROTEIN: berberine bridge enzyme-like 25 (The sequence of the model RefSeq protein was modified relative to this genomic sequence to represent the inferred CDS: inserted 1 base in 1 codon) produces MLYSEYHTLSHESHVQASVLCSKTYSLSLRVRSGGHDLEGLSYQSLDNQPFIILDLTNFRSVTVDIEHCNALVEAGATVGDLYYQIAKQTTTLKFPAGTFPTVGVSGQISTDGFGTLVRKYGLAADXVLDVRLVDVYGRILDKDSMGEDLFWAVRGGEAVSFCVVLSWKLRLVPVPQTITLFNVAKSLQDGAIDIVDKWKQESSLYIHLMDFKTERKGKCYKNPNGGGASNWSQLLLENPFTTQKFTPKTQGSSYIGIGTDPEVELEVRGTKGVGLEADLRGKMFSKINQAESKASPHKFLGTAELNSMNEDIALEVYSLPLSYLRTLMVLPSWFSASALKIINLLRASSLDLIRSVQQKANFKAKSDYAVNLLPRAALKILWDSLLQVDRAFIYFEPYGGKMAEIPEFQIPFLHRKGSLFIILYLVAWAEEAEKNLDWVRNLYNQMTPHVSKKPRGAYLNYRDLYLGMNEGRNTSYSMAEVWGHKYFKGNFLRLALVKGEVDLADFFWNEQSIPPLVLVKLY; encoded by the exons ATGCTATATAGTGAATATCACACACTATCTCATGAATCCCATGTCCAAGCATCTGTCCTCTGTTCTAAAACCTATTCTCTTTCCCTTAGAGTTCGGAGTGGTGGCCATGATTTGGAAGGTCTCTCTTACCAATCTCTGGACAACCAACCTTTCATCATTCTTGACCTCACCAACTTCCGATCAGTAACCGTTGATATAGAGCATTGCAATGCATTGGTTGAGGCCGGCGCAACTGTTGGAGACCTATACTatcaaattgccaaacaaaccaCAACACTTAAATTCCCGGCGGGCACCTTCCCCACTGTTGGCGTCAGCGGGCAGATAAGTACCGACGGCTTTGGAACTCTTGTCAGGAAGTACGGACTCGCAGCTG ATGTCTTGGATGTAAGACTTGTGGACGTGTATGGCCGGATATTGGACAAAGATTCCATGGGAGAGGATCTCTTTTGGGCTGTGAGAGGTGGTGAAGCTGTGAGCTTTTGTGTTGTTCTTTCATGGAAGTTGAGGTTAGTTCCAGTCCCTCAAACTATTACCTTGTTCAATGTCGCCAAATCATTACAGGATGGTGCAATAGATATCGTTGACAAGTGGAAGCAG GAAAGCAGTCTTTACATCCATTTAATGGATTTCAAGACTGAAAGGAAAGGCAAGTGCTACAAGAATCCTAATGGTGGTGGTGCGAGCAACTG GTCTCAACTTCTTCTTGAAAACCCATTTACAACCCAAAAGTTTACTCCCAAGACTCAGGGAA gTTCCTATATAGGAATAGGAACTGATCCAGAAGTAGAGCTAGAGGTCAGAGGTACAAAAGGAGTGGGACTGGAGGCTGATCTCAGAGGAAAGATGTTCTCAAA GATAAATCAAGCTGAGAGCAAAGCCTCCCCCCATAAGTTCTTAGGTACAGCAGAACTTAATAGCATG AATGAAGACATAGCATTAGAAGTATACTCTCTACCTCTATCATATCTAAGAACCTTAATGGTCTTGCCTAGCTGGTTCTCAGCTTCAGCTTTGAAAATCATAAACTTGCTAAGGGCTTCATCTTTGGATTTGATCAG GAGCGTCCAACAAAAGGCTAATTTTAAAGCTAAGTCTGACTATGCAGTGAATCTTCTACCAAGAGCTGCATTAAAGATCTTGTGGGATAGTTTACTGCAAGTTGATAGggcattcatttattttgaacCATATGGTGGGAAGATGGCTGAGATTCCAGAGTTCCAGATACCATTTCTTCATAGGAAGGGAAGTCTATTCATCATCCTTTATCTTGTGGCATGGGCAGAGGAGGCTGAAAAAAACTTGGACTGGGttagaaatttatataatcAAATGACGCCTCATGTCTCAAAGAAGCCCAGGGGTGCATACTTGAACTATAGAGATTTATATCTAGGAATGAACGAAGGGAGAAACACAAGCTATTCCATGGCTGAGGTGTGGGGTCACAAATACTTTAAGGGTAACTTCTTAAGATTGGCTCTTGTCAAGGGTGAAGTTGATCTTGCTGATTTCTTCTGGAATGAACAGAGCATTCCTCCTCTGGTGCTTGTTAAGCTTTATTAA